A window of Catharus ustulatus isolate bCatUst1 chromosome 25, bCatUst1.pri.v2, whole genome shotgun sequence contains these coding sequences:
- the TNNI1 gene encoding troponin I, slow skeletal muscle, producing the protein MPEPERKSKITASRKLLLKSLMLAKAKEEWDQEIVDKQAEKERYLSERVTPLHTSGLSLSQLQDLCRELHEKVEIVDEERYDIEAKCNHNTREIKDLKIKVLDLRGKFKRPPLRRVRVSADAMLRALLGSKHKVSMDLRANLKSVKKEDTEKERPVEVGDWRKNVEAMSGMEGRKKMFDAAKSPTGQ; encoded by the exons ATGCCAGAGCC AGAG AGAAAATCCAAGATCACAGCCTCACGCAAACTCTTGTTGAAG AGTTTGATGCTGGCCAAAGCCAAGGAGGAGTGGGATCAGGAGATTGTGGACAAGCAGGCAGAGAAGGAGAGGTACCTGTCTGAGCGGGTCACTCCACTGCACACCAGTGGGCTCTCCTTGAGCCAGCTCCAG GacctgtgcagggagctgcatgAGAAGGTGGAAATTGTGGATGAGGAGAGATATGACATTGAAGCGAAATGCAACCATAACACCCGGGAG atTAAAGATCTGAAAATCAAAGTTCTTGATCTCCGAGGGAAGTTCAAGCGCCCTCCCCTGCGCCGGGTTCGTGTCTCAGCCGATGCcatgctcagggctctgctgggctccaaGCACAAGGTGTCCATGGATCTCAGGGCCAACCTGAAGTCTGTCAAGAAGGAGGACACGGAGAAG GAACGCCCTGTGGAAGTGGGCGACTGGCGCAAGAACGTGGAGGCCATGTCTGGCatggaggggaggaagaagatGTTCGATGCCGCCAAGTCCCCCACGGGGCAGTGA